The following proteins are co-located in the Ktedonobacteraceae bacterium genome:
- a CDS encoding protein kinase, protein MGTNSYIGKTIGNYRILAELGSGSFGVVYRCEHVFLQNRVGAIKLMHASHLDAQEERDNFLREARLLEMLKHPHILPILDVGIHEGFPYLVTEYAPPGSLRDRLQRIDPRLLPMEESLKILSQIGLALDHAHAQNIIHRDLKPANILFNAQGDALLADFGIATTLATASIKFVEASGSPPYMAPEQFQGTISKESDQYALACIAYELLTGHRPFSAPDPFTLGYKHLTETPVPPKQYNPAIPAYIEQAILKAMAKERMERFPNVAAFIAALRPLQLYQRPPAMEARPITGGSTVVASQFMPTLPNNAPGLVPGGIPTPAPASQFPPLPSGPISRSEEVMWMQSGLTVQATGPAMPTPVPTQRDMPTLPAQQYANMNPPAPYPVASPPTPPPFTQPAYGQTPPPPPGIQPAYRQAAAPPSSFPAPASAGQMLGPGAGPAQTTTQQAPRKRRRWPLVLAAILVLLLILGPGGVAAFYTFAYPATATVTITPLNRDLKNTFTITQVTKNPNTSLNQVTGARLITATKSKTTSATATGIAHTSATVAYGTLVLENDDSSNGYIYSTNVGQTLTSNNGISVIIDSYVQVYPQKTGTFRAHMVKAGASGNIGPHVFYYSYNDGYGGLKVYNTQSFVGGKDAGTYTVVQQGDINGAANPLMPSVLAEAQQAYGAELKAGEQEVGAPKCGSKVTADKNVGDAASTFNVTVSFSCSGEVYDPTAPEAAASEMLKAQASSDLDPSYVLAGNILTTILSVSVTNVKTGTLSLVIATEGIWNFNFSTTQKLALAKLIAGKSVQDAQAVLAQQNGVKSALVNLAGTFLFWNSVPTNIDHITISIKQVSVPEPQVSPTPGASPANQPATVTATP, encoded by the coding sequence ATGGGAACAAACAGCTACATTGGCAAAACGATTGGCAACTATCGCATACTCGCCGAGCTTGGCAGCGGCTCCTTTGGAGTGGTCTATCGCTGCGAACATGTGTTTTTACAAAATCGCGTCGGGGCGATTAAACTGATGCACGCCTCTCACCTGGATGCGCAGGAGGAACGAGATAACTTTCTGCGAGAGGCGCGGCTGCTCGAAATGCTGAAACATCCTCATATCCTGCCGATTCTCGATGTTGGCATTCACGAGGGATTCCCTTACCTGGTGACCGAATACGCGCCGCCTGGCTCGCTGCGGGATCGCTTGCAGCGTATTGATCCGCGCCTGCTGCCAATGGAAGAGTCGCTGAAGATTCTCTCACAGATAGGGTTGGCATTAGATCACGCGCACGCGCAGAACATCATTCACCGCGACCTGAAGCCCGCCAACATTCTTTTCAATGCGCAAGGAGATGCCCTGCTTGCCGATTTCGGTATCGCTACAACGCTGGCCACGGCCTCGATTAAGTTCGTCGAGGCCAGCGGCTCACCGCCTTATATGGCGCCAGAACAATTTCAAGGTACGATCAGCAAAGAGAGCGATCAGTATGCGCTGGCATGTATCGCCTACGAATTACTGACCGGCCACCGTCCTTTCTCGGCGCCCGATCCTTTCACCCTGGGTTACAAGCATCTGACAGAGACACCTGTACCCCCGAAACAATATAACCCCGCCATTCCTGCTTACATTGAACAGGCCATTCTCAAGGCAATGGCCAAAGAGCGCATGGAGCGTTTCCCGAATGTAGCTGCATTCATCGCCGCTTTACGCCCCTTGCAGCTCTATCAACGCCCACCAGCCATGGAAGCGCGTCCCATTACCGGCGGTTCTACCGTCGTGGCCTCTCAATTCATGCCTACTCTCCCCAATAATGCCCCTGGCCTGGTTCCAGGAGGAATTCCCACGCCTGCGCCGGCTTCACAGTTCCCACCTTTGCCGTCAGGACCCATTTCCCGCAGCGAAGAGGTGATGTGGATGCAGTCAGGCCTCACTGTTCAGGCAACCGGCCCAGCGATGCCCACTCCAGTGCCTACACAAAGGGATATGCCGACCCTGCCCGCGCAACAATATGCAAACATGAACCCGCCGGCTCCCTATCCTGTAGCCTCGCCGCCAACCCCTCCACCTTTCACACAACCGGCCTACGGGCAGACTCCACCACCGCCTCCTGGGATACAGCCGGCTTATCGACAGGCCGCCGCGCCACCTTCATCTTTTCCAGCCCCGGCAAGCGCGGGTCAGATGCTCGGCCCAGGCGCTGGCCCTGCGCAAACAACAACACAACAGGCGCCACGGAAAAGAAGGCGCTGGCCGCTCGTGCTGGCAGCAATACTGGTGCTGTTGTTGATTTTAGGCCCCGGCGGGGTCGCGGCCTTCTACACCTTTGCCTATCCGGCGACCGCTACGGTGACGATCACCCCGCTTAACAGAGACCTGAAGAATACCTTTACGATTACCCAGGTGACAAAAAATCCAAATACTTCTCTCAATCAGGTTACCGGGGCGCGTCTGATCACTGCCACAAAGTCAAAGACAACCTCCGCTACAGCGACAGGAATAGCCCATACCTCAGCCACCGTGGCTTATGGGACGCTGGTGCTGGAAAACGACGACAGTTCCAACGGCTACATCTATTCCACAAATGTCGGACAAACCCTTACCAGCAATAATGGTATATCAGTGATTATCGACTCGTATGTGCAGGTATATCCGCAGAAGACGGGCACCTTCCGCGCCCATATGGTCAAAGCAGGAGCCAGTGGCAACATTGGCCCGCATGTTTTTTATTACTCATATAACGATGGTTACGGCGGTCTGAAAGTATACAACACACAATCGTTCGTTGGAGGTAAAGATGCCGGTACCTATACAGTCGTACAACAGGGCGATATCAATGGAGCCGCCAATCCACTCATGCCGTCAGTATTAGCCGAAGCGCAGCAAGCGTATGGGGCAGAGCTAAAAGCAGGAGAGCAGGAGGTCGGTGCGCCGAAATGTGGCTCCAAAGTGACGGCAGATAAAAACGTGGGGGATGCCGCCAGCACGTTCAACGTCACCGTTTCGTTCTCGTGCAGCGGCGAGGTATACGATCCCACAGCACCTGAAGCGGCGGCATCCGAAATGCTCAAAGCGCAGGCCAGCTCCGATCTTGACCCCAGCTATGTGCTTGCCGGCAATATACTCACCACCATCTTAAGCGTCAGCGTCACCAATGTGAAAACAGGCACACTCTCACTCGTTATCGCAACCGAGGGCATCTGGAATTTCAACTTCAGCACCACCCAGAAGCTGGCGCTGGCAAAGTTGATCGCGGGGAAATCGGTACAAGATGCGCAAGCAGTGCTGGCGCAGCAGAATGGCGTGAAGTCCGCGCTGGTAAACCTTGCCGGTACCTTCCTGTTCTGGAATAGCGTGCCAACCAATATCGATCATATCACGATCAGCATCAAGCAGGTAAGCGTGCCGGAGCCCCAGGTTTCACCTACCCCTGGGGCCAGCCCGGCGAATCAGCCTGCCACCGTCACAGCAACACCCTGA
- a CDS encoding DUF1501 domain-containing protein, with product MKLSRRAMIKDGLLVVSAGMIMPSIFSRGVASARAQALDGSRVAQTASDRVLIVVQMAGGNDGLNTVVPYTDPMYIKLRPTLAIPESKVLQLDSRLGLHPNLQPLKKLWDQGHLAIVEGVGYPNQSLSHFQAMDIWQTLDLTGNGSEGWLGKLVSGLVDQQGHPFKSLDIGTQTAQALMSITTQVPTLSSVKTYTVYPDPADTDGGNARMQALLKLYNSYPKTSPYAALLDTTALNAQDGSSRLRQTDAQYHPAVTYPTGPFASGLKVLAEAIVGDLGLRVGYVTLGGFDTHANEQGTHDTLMQTLANGLSAFYNDLAAHGKADNVVVMTWSEFGRRVEENGSLGTDHGTAAPMFVLGNPINKGIYGEPPGLSNLDQNGNLKYTIDFRSVYATVLDRWMGASSQDVLGGSFGNQNFLPQP from the coding sequence ATGAAACTCAGTCGCAGGGCAATGATTAAAGACGGCTTGCTGGTCGTATCGGCAGGCATGATCATGCCTTCCATCTTCAGTCGTGGTGTCGCCTCGGCCAGGGCGCAGGCATTGGATGGTTCGCGTGTGGCACAGACCGCCAGCGACCGTGTATTGATCGTTGTGCAAATGGCGGGTGGCAATGATGGCCTCAATACCGTCGTCCCCTACACCGATCCCATGTACATCAAGTTGCGGCCTACCCTGGCCATACCAGAATCGAAAGTATTGCAACTCGATTCTCGCCTGGGCTTGCATCCCAACCTGCAACCCTTGAAAAAGCTGTGGGATCAGGGGCACCTGGCTATAGTCGAGGGCGTTGGCTACCCCAATCAGAGCCTTTCGCACTTTCAAGCTATGGATATCTGGCAAACGCTCGACCTCACCGGCAACGGCAGCGAGGGCTGGCTCGGCAAACTCGTCTCCGGTCTCGTCGATCAACAAGGCCATCCTTTCAAATCGCTCGATATTGGTACGCAAACGGCGCAGGCGTTGATGTCCATCACCACGCAGGTGCCTACACTTTCGAGCGTCAAAACCTATACCGTCTATCCCGACCCGGCAGACACCGATGGGGGCAATGCGCGCATGCAGGCCCTGTTGAAGCTTTATAACTCCTATCCCAAAACATCGCCCTATGCCGCGCTGCTGGATACAACCGCGCTCAATGCACAAGATGGATCAAGTCGCCTGCGGCAGACCGACGCGCAGTATCACCCTGCCGTCACCTATCCCACCGGGCCTTTTGCCAGCGGGTTGAAGGTGCTGGCGGAAGCAATTGTAGGTGACCTGGGACTGCGTGTTGGCTACGTAACGCTTGGCGGCTTTGACACTCATGCCAACGAGCAGGGCACCCACGATACCCTCATGCAGACGCTTGCCAACGGTCTTTCCGCCTTTTACAATGACCTGGCCGCGCATGGCAAGGCCGATAATGTCGTCGTCATGACATGGTCCGAATTCGGCAGGCGCGTGGAAGAAAACGGCTCCCTGGGTACCGATCATGGCACCGCGGCTCCCATGTTTGTGCTGGGCAACCCCATCAACAAGGGCATCTACGGCGAGCCACCAGGCCTGAGCAATCTCGATCAGAACGGCAACCTGAAATATACTATCGATTTCCGCTCGGTATACGCGACGGTGCTGGATCGCTGGATGGGCGCGTCTTCTCAAGATGTCCTGGGCGGCTCTTTCGGCAACCAGAATTTCCTACCGCAACCCTGA
- a CDS encoding protein kinase — translation MSDDHQLQVEIGNYRIVREIDSGAFGRVYLAQHLLLKNRTVAIKLLHTTRLSSPEERENFLREAQFLEVLKHPYILPILDVGIHEGFPYLVAEYAPNGSLRDRIKRYAPHPLPVQETLTILTQIGQALYYAHQQHIIHRDIKPENILFNARGEALLADFGVATMIETASIKFATVIGTPSYMAPEQFQNSISKESDQYALGCVAYELFTGQRPFSAQDFFAMGFKHMQEAPIPPSKLNPQLPQFVEDAILRAMAKQRTDRFPDIKAFITELHLPTNSQGRLPAISASYPTVSAPLPAVQAPQMPSSPAAMQSSQAPTVSLPHANTSSQKLAAMPPVIPGDTRQLSTGPREQLAYPVNPNPVTPFPPTLLPAPTRLDSDPGKSSGVFPAASPVSGNSMPLPVPQFAGPVTSSAYEETYVTPVPANRIPNSNNRQNKPRRWLIILAAIIAILVLILSGVFGSLLIFFHPALAISGSNKVTPGSTLKVLGNGFVPGTGISLTLDGSTNLTSMGSDATGEAWYSGSAGEQAQGAVPTGSQSYAYNNQAALDDPLNSSLVASSSGSFAITIWVSDTWAVGVHMLDASAGIWSAQTSFTVVPRAPQITISEKVLDFGKVPMGVQPALSIVIGNSGDARLIWSAGAENAPWLKLQKNTGIIEPKAPQQTINVIADTRALKEGTYASMLHISSNGGDAQVQVKLQVGPHHNGAVLDVNPGSIGFGTLLTNRQSMQLITIGNVGNQTLNWSADTGESIWLHLTNSTGTVKSGDLPQSTYAVADSTNLVPGNYLGAITIHSNGGTASLNVSLTVTGPTQPGITPTPTSYPTRPPNPSPTRGPSPTPTPTHAPPPPTPTPTPTETPTPTPTPPSVSESLYVPFTSGEAGVPTVNAYHGTVTVQISGYGEAYNVHALSDAFYIFTNGMQTPVSPWYRSSLPTWTLTVNGNPVDGYLIDGRPGYSSSHYYTFTMQAPGGIIYFGVGDPDPSDNSGGYSITITQN, via the coding sequence ATGAGTGATGATCATCAACTTCAGGTGGAGATCGGTAATTACCGTATTGTACGCGAAATCGATAGTGGCGCTTTTGGCCGCGTCTACCTGGCCCAGCACCTGCTACTCAAAAATCGCACGGTGGCCATCAAATTATTACACACTACGCGCTTAAGTTCACCGGAGGAACGCGAAAATTTCTTACGCGAGGCGCAATTTCTGGAAGTCCTCAAACACCCCTATATTCTCCCCATACTCGATGTGGGCATTCACGAGGGTTTCCCTTACCTGGTGGCGGAATATGCTCCTAACGGCTCACTTCGTGACAGGATCAAACGCTATGCTCCGCATCCTCTACCGGTACAGGAGACGCTGACAATCCTGACGCAGATCGGGCAAGCGCTCTATTACGCGCACCAGCAGCATATTATACATAGAGATATCAAGCCGGAAAATATTCTTTTCAATGCCAGAGGAGAGGCGCTATTGGCGGATTTTGGTGTGGCGACGATGATAGAGACAGCGAGCATCAAATTCGCCACGGTGATCGGTACGCCTTCTTACATGGCCCCCGAGCAGTTCCAGAATTCGATTTCGAAGGAGAGCGATCAATACGCGCTGGGATGCGTCGCCTATGAGTTGTTCACGGGGCAACGTCCATTTTCGGCACAAGATTTCTTCGCTATGGGGTTCAAACACATGCAGGAGGCGCCGATTCCACCATCAAAGCTGAATCCGCAGTTGCCTCAATTTGTTGAGGATGCTATTCTGCGGGCAATGGCGAAGCAGCGCACCGACCGTTTTCCTGATATCAAGGCTTTTATCACCGAATTGCATTTACCGACCAATTCTCAGGGACGCCTGCCCGCCATATCTGCCTCATACCCCACGGTTTCAGCTCCACTTCCCGCTGTACAGGCACCTCAGATGCCCAGCAGCCCTGCCGCGATGCAGTCTTCACAGGCTCCTACTGTCTCTTTACCTCACGCTAATACATCGTCGCAAAAACTCGCGGCGATGCCACCAGTGATTCCTGGAGATACCAGACAGCTCAGCACGGGGCCTCGCGAACAGCTGGCTTATCCCGTGAATCCAAACCCTGTAACCCCCTTTCCTCCCACATTGCTACCTGCACCAACGCGATTAGATTCAGACCCGGGTAAATCAAGCGGAGTTTTTCCCGCGGCTTCACCGGTATCCGGCAACTCGATGCCGCTACCTGTACCACAGTTTGCAGGGCCGGTGACATCTTCGGCCTACGAGGAAACATATGTGACACCGGTGCCCGCGAATCGGATTCCAAACAGCAATAACCGGCAAAACAAACCCCGCAGGTGGCTTATCATTCTGGCCGCGATCATCGCTATCCTGGTACTTATCCTGTCCGGCGTCTTCGGCTCACTGCTGATCTTCTTTCATCCAGCGCTTGCGATTAGCGGGAGCAATAAGGTGACGCCAGGCTCGACTCTCAAGGTGCTGGGCAACGGCTTTGTGCCGGGAACAGGTATCTCGCTTACCCTTGACGGTAGCACAAACCTTACCTCTATGGGAAGTGACGCGACAGGAGAAGCCTGGTACAGCGGCAGTGCTGGAGAACAGGCACAAGGCGCTGTCCCTACAGGATCGCAAAGCTATGCCTACAACAACCAGGCGGCCCTGGACGATCCGCTTAACAGTTCGCTTGTAGCCAGTAGCTCAGGCAGCTTCGCAATTACGATCTGGGTGAGCGATACGTGGGCAGTAGGAGTGCATATGTTAGATGCCTCGGCGGGCATCTGGAGCGCGCAGACTTCTTTCACGGTTGTACCCAGGGCCCCACAGATAACGATTAGTGAGAAGGTGCTGGATTTTGGCAAGGTGCCCATGGGAGTGCAACCGGCGCTCTCAATCGTGATCGGCAATAGCGGTGATGCAAGGCTGATCTGGTCTGCCGGGGCAGAGAATGCCCCATGGCTAAAGTTACAAAAAAATACGGGCATTATTGAGCCTAAAGCCCCGCAACAAACGATCAATGTCATAGCCGATACGCGTGCATTGAAAGAGGGCACATACGCGAGTATGCTGCATATCAGTTCTAACGGCGGGGATGCGCAGGTGCAGGTCAAATTACAGGTAGGGCCGCATCACAATGGAGCAGTGCTGGATGTCAACCCGGGCAGTATTGGTTTCGGCACGCTATTGACCAACCGGCAGAGTATGCAGCTCATCACGATTGGCAATGTGGGCAATCAGACGCTGAATTGGAGCGCCGACACAGGAGAATCCATCTGGCTGCATCTGACCAACAGCACGGGCACAGTGAAATCCGGCGACCTGCCACAGTCTACCTACGCGGTAGCCGATAGCACTAACCTGGTACCGGGGAACTATCTCGGCGCAATCACGATCCATTCCAATGGTGGAACTGCCAGCCTGAACGTTTCCTTGACCGTAACGGGGCCGACACAGCCGGGAATAACACCGACTCCAACAAGTTATCCAACGAGACCGCCGAATCCATCACCGACGCGCGGCCCATCGCCAACACCGACGCCGACGCACGCTCCGCCGCCGCCGACGCCTACTCCGACGCCCACTGAGACTCCGACTCCGACACCCACTCCGCCGTCGGTATCAGAGAGCCTTTATGTGCCTTTTACCTCGGGTGAAGCTGGCGTTCCTACCGTCAATGCGTATCATGGAACAGTAACAGTGCAAATCAGCGGTTATGGAGAGGCATACAATGTGCATGCCCTTTCGGATGCGTTCTACATCTTTACGAATGGCATGCAGACTCCTGTATCACCCTGGTACAGAAGTAGTCTTCCCACGTGGACACTCACTGTGAATGGTAATCCCGTCGATGGTTATCTCATCGACGGAAGACCCGGCTATAGTAGCTCCCACTATTATACATTCACGATGCAGGCTCCAGGAGGAATAATCTACTTCGGAGTCGGCGATCCCGATCCGAGCGATAACAGCGGAGGGTATTCCATCACCATTACACAGAATTAG
- a CDS encoding DUF1800 domain-containing protein: protein MHDQPTLPQWDDSSQAAGQSDGGEIHAQAPQPGQANPPVPQATRGRSYRQSQGPQLSRRTFMGKSLATMAAIGGAGIVAAAGGATLEQWLQHGGWSNLFHGPMASNTQTGHLLRRAGFGASSSDMQLYSSLGFNGAVDRLLNYSQVSDDELENRLKALNLNLNNPTDQQRWWLLRMAWTQRPLLEKMTLFWHGVLTSSFRKVGGKNNYMRMIIQNQFLRDHAFDTFDNIMLGITSDPAMLFYLDLTKSRKNAPNENYAREMMELFTIGLGNYTQRDVSEGAAALTGWHVKGLSSYYNPNDHNNLTKYYLGHVGNLDYKDVIHILTNHPATPWFIGRKLFTFFAYENPSSDDLKPLVDTYVESGHNMGAVVRTLLLSPQFSSPKAYRSRVKSPVEFTVGAYRALAINGDGTGLPAITTLMGQTLFDPPNVAGWPGDKTSAFWLNSGTWMTRLNYIDLLLARGTLARTGSTPLVNLQSVVNSNQIDSPEKFVDYFSSFLLDGNIESDRRTQLLDYFTSPDSSGRGGQITLTNGKSYPLNRVRGTLYLMMASPEYQLN, encoded by the coding sequence ATGCACGATCAACCAACGCTACCTCAATGGGATGATTCATCGCAAGCGGCCGGGCAAAGCGATGGAGGGGAAATACACGCGCAGGCTCCTCAACCTGGGCAGGCCAATCCACCTGTGCCGCAGGCGACACGTGGTCGTTCCTATAGACAGTCACAAGGGCCGCAACTCTCACGCCGCACGTTCATGGGCAAATCGTTAGCGACGATGGCTGCCATTGGTGGCGCGGGTATCGTCGCGGCTGCCGGTGGCGCCACGCTAGAACAATGGTTACAGCACGGCGGTTGGAGCAATCTCTTCCACGGTCCTATGGCGAGCAATACCCAGACCGGCCATCTGTTGCGACGCGCGGGTTTCGGGGCCTCATCCAGCGACATGCAACTATATAGCAGTCTTGGCTTCAACGGCGCTGTAGACCGCCTGCTGAACTACTCGCAGGTATCAGATGACGAGTTGGAGAACCGGCTCAAAGCCTTGAATCTGAACCTCAATAATCCTACCGACCAGCAGCGCTGGTGGTTGCTGCGTATGGCCTGGACGCAGCGCCCGTTATTGGAGAAAATGACCCTGTTCTGGCACGGCGTGCTCACCAGCAGTTTTCGCAAGGTTGGCGGCAAGAACAATTATATGCGCATGATCATCCAGAACCAGTTTTTACGCGATCATGCTTTTGATACCTTCGACAACATCATGCTTGGCATCACATCTGACCCGGCTATGCTCTTCTACCTCGACCTTACAAAGAGCAGGAAAAACGCGCCCAATGAAAATTATGCCCGCGAGATGATGGAACTATTTACCATCGGGCTTGGTAACTATACGCAGCGCGATGTCTCCGAGGGAGCTGCAGCGCTCACCGGTTGGCATGTCAAGGGGCTTTCCTCATACTACAATCCCAACGATCACAATAACTTAACCAAGTACTACCTGGGTCACGTGGGCAACCTGGACTATAAAGATGTGATACATATCCTCACCAATCATCCTGCGACGCCCTGGTTTATCGGTCGCAAATTGTTTACTTTCTTCGCCTATGAGAATCCCAGCAGCGACGACCTGAAACCTCTGGTTGATACTTATGTTGAAAGCGGGCATAACATGGGGGCAGTCGTGCGCACGCTCTTGCTTTCGCCCCAATTCTCTTCACCAAAGGCCTATCGTAGCCGCGTGAAGTCGCCTGTTGAATTCACCGTCGGAGCGTATCGTGCCCTGGCTATTAACGGAGATGGCACCGGCCTGCCCGCTATAACAACATTGATGGGCCAGACACTGTTTGATCCGCCCAACGTCGCTGGCTGGCCTGGTGACAAAACCAGCGCGTTCTGGCTCAATAGCGGTACGTGGATGACGCGCCTCAACTACATCGACTTGCTGCTCGCGCGTGGCACGCTTGCTCGCACTGGCTCTACCCCGCTGGTCAATTTGCAAAGCGTCGTCAATTCGAACCAGATCGATTCGCCGGAGAAGTTTGTCGATTACTTCTCGTCGTTCTTGCTCGATGGCAATATCGAAAGCGACCGGCGCACCCAGCTGCTCGACTACTTTACGAGTCCCGACAGCAGCGGTAGAGGAGGGCAGATTACGCTGACCAATGGCAAGAGCTATCCGCTCAATCGTGTGCGCGGGACGCTGTACCTGATGATGGCATCGCCGGAATACCAGCTGAATTGA
- a CDS encoding serine/threonine-protein kinase translates to MNRVGERLGNYRLVHFLGQGGTAEVYLAEHIFLKTMTAIKVLSVQLSSRELEQFLHEARIIAGLDHPNIIRILEFGIEGGDAISDTGELNRTGGTPYLVMEYAPNGTLRGQFPRGTRVPLAVLLSYVRQVAGALQYAHDRRLIHRDIKPENLLLGRNNEVLISDFGIAVVSQNSQLERTQEVVGTIGYMSPEQLQGKPRPASDQYALGVIVYEWLCGERPFSGSFIDLFAQHLQTPPPPLHLKLPGIPPEVEAVVMKALAKNWQERFATISLFAGALEQVCSPYVSPATGSLPGISTRATTPLSRPLLPPLTPGISGETGSGTSNTPPLTMPVTPPFSGPAPIAGIGHVRDATTFSSTTQADMAGRVSASFKQGMSVEALQQGRSLGADESALGAINLAPGSADQSALGAINRPLRKSGHEVAGEGKRKVSRRAALITLGMAGVAAVGGITAWQLLSHQPRQTGGSPPTPTTTIAVAETLFTYTGHTLDVYGVAWSPSGLLIASVGQDMTVQVCDARTGARRFSYTGHKGSTNGLAWLPEAGTRIASASSDMTVQVWDALSGEHVLIYKGHNAFVRSVTWSPDGKYIASAGDDKVVRVWDAASGKTIFTYDGHTDLIWFLRWSPDGTRIASASKDRTAHVIDAGTGARILIYSKHTRGVQALAWSPDSSRVVSASSDKTAQVWDAGSGATKLIYRGHPDSVQGVDWATDGRSIATCSSNAQVWDATTGKRILNYNQPPLIHGVAWSPDSTRVASVGVDTTMRVWQVSTSR, encoded by the coding sequence ATGAATCGTGTAGGAGAACGCCTCGGAAACTACCGCCTGGTGCATTTTTTAGGTCAGGGTGGCACAGCTGAAGTTTACCTGGCAGAACATATTTTCCTCAAGACAATGACGGCGATTAAGGTTCTCAGCGTACAACTATCGAGCAGAGAGCTGGAGCAATTCCTGCACGAGGCTCGTATTATTGCTGGCCTGGATCACCCAAACATTATACGCATCCTGGAATTTGGCATCGAGGGCGGCGATGCGATTTCAGACACCGGCGAGTTGAATAGAACAGGTGGTACGCCTTACCTGGTGATGGAATACGCGCCGAACGGTACGCTGCGCGGGCAATTTCCGCGAGGGACGCGGGTGCCGCTGGCAGTTCTTTTGAGCTATGTGAGGCAGGTGGCCGGTGCTTTGCAGTACGCGCACGATAGACGGCTCATTCATCGCGATATCAAACCGGAGAACTTGCTGCTGGGGCGAAACAACGAAGTGCTGATCAGCGATTTCGGAATCGCTGTAGTGAGCCAGAATTCGCAGTTGGAGCGCACGCAGGAAGTGGTAGGGACGATAGGCTATATGTCGCCAGAACAATTGCAAGGCAAGCCACGCCCGGCGAGCGATCAATATGCGCTGGGGGTTATCGTGTACGAGTGGTTGTGCGGGGAGCGCCCTTTCTCAGGTTCTTTCATCGATCTCTTTGCACAACATTTGCAAACGCCGCCACCGCCCTTGCACTTGAAACTGCCGGGTATTCCACCCGAAGTTGAGGCCGTAGTGATGAAAGCGCTGGCCAAAAATTGGCAGGAACGCTTCGCGACGATTTCACTCTTTGCCGGGGCTTTAGAGCAGGTCTGTAGCCCCTATGTTTCCCCTGCTACAGGCTCGCTGCCCGGCATCTCAACACGGGCAACAACGCCGCTATCGCGACCGCTATTACCGCCCTTGACGCCCGGCATCTCCGGGGAGACAGGAAGCGGCACGTCCAATACGCCGCCGCTGACGATGCCGGTGACACCGCCATTTAGCGGACCGGCCCCTATTGCGGGCATCGGACACGTGAGGGATGCGACTACGTTTTCCTCTACCACACAAGCGGACATGGCGGGCAGAGTTTCCGCATCCTTCAAGCAGGGAATGAGCGTGGAGGCGCTACAACAGGGGAGATCTCTGGGGGCCGATGAATCGGCGCTGGGCGCGATCAATCTTGCACCCGGCAGTGCCGATCAATCGGCGCTGGGCGCGATCAATCGGCCCCTACGGAAATCTGGGCATGAGGTTGCAGGCGAAGGCAAACGCAAGGTTTCCCGGCGCGCGGCGCTGATTACCCTGGGGATGGCTGGAGTTGCTGCCGTAGGAGGCATAACGGCATGGCAGCTACTCTCGCACCAGCCGCGGCAAACTGGCGGGTCGCCCCCGACCCCCACAACGACTATTGCCGTGGCAGAAACATTATTCACCTACACGGGTCATACGCTGGACGTTTATGGTGTGGCGTGGTCTCCGTCCGGTTTGCTGATCGCTTCCGTTGGTCAGGATATGACTGTGCAGGTGTGCGATGCCAGGACGGGGGCAAGGCGTTTCAGCTACACAGGACATAAGGGTTCGACGAACGGGCTGGCCTGGCTGCCGGAAGCAGGAACACGCATCGCTTCGGCCAGCTCTGATATGACGGTCCAGGTATGGGATGCTCTGAGCGGCGAACATGTGCTGATTTATAAGGGTCATAATGCTTTTGTGCGAAGCGTGACGTGGTCCCCTGACGGTAAATATATTGCCTCAGCCGGAGACGATAAGGTTGTGAGGGTGTGGGATGCTGCCAGCGGCAAGACGATATTTACTTACGATGGGCATACGGACCTGATCTGGTTTTTACGCTGGTCGCCGGATGGCACGCGCATTGCTTCGGCCAGCAAGGATAGGACTGCGCATGTGATTGACGCGGGCACGGGGGCCAGGATACTGATTTATAGCAAGCATACAAGAGGCGTGCAGGCGCTGGCATGGTCACCGGATAGTAGCCGCGTGGTCTCTGCCAGCTCAGATAAGACGGCGCAGGTATGGGATGCCGGTTCGGGGGCGACGAAGCTGATTTATCGCGGTCACCCCGACTCTGTACAGGGAGTAGATTGGGCGACGGATGGTAGGTCTATCGCTACGTGCAGCAGTAATGCGCAGGTATGGGACGCTACCACGGGAAAGAGGATTCTCAATTACAACCAGCCTCCTCTCATTCACGGAGTCGCATGGTCGCCGGATAGCACACGTGTTGCATCCGTTGGAGTAGACACCACAATGAGGGTCTGGCAGGTAAGCACATCTCGCTAA